A window of Thermoplasmata archaeon contains these coding sequences:
- a CDS encoding low molecular weight phosphatase family protein: MVRIAFVCVENAGRSQMAAAFARREARDGVEVVSGGTRAASRVHPAVIEAMREVGIDLSGIVPRTITREEILRSDVVVTMGCASGDVCPATFRGDAVDWALPDPSGRSLEQVRRIRDDIEQRVTRLLREVIRGR, from the coding sequence ATGGTTCGGATCGCGTTCGTCTGCGTGGAGAACGCGGGACGGAGCCAGATGGCTGCCGCGTTTGCTCGGAGGGAGGCGCGGGATGGCGTCGAGGTCGTCAGCGGAGGCACACGGGCCGCGTCCCGGGTGCATCCCGCGGTGATCGAGGCGATGAGAGAGGTCGGAATCGACTTAAGCGGAATCGTGCCGCGGACCATCACGAGGGAAGAAATCCTGCGCTCGGACGTCGTGGTCACGATGGGATGTGCCAGCGGCGATGTCTGCCCCGCCACGTTCCGCGGGGATGCCGTGGATTGGGCGCTGCCCGACCCGAGCGGCCGATCGCTCGAGCAGGTCCGACGTATCCGCGACGACATCGAGCAGCGCGTAACGCGTCTGTTGCGAGAGGTGATCCGTGGCCGATGA
- a CDS encoding A/G-specific adenine glycosylase: MDGPSPREVQALLLPWFDAGHRDMPWRRTTDPYRILLAEYLLQRTRVATGRPYYERFLERFPTVEALAAAPEEDVLHTWEGLGYYRRARNLLAAAKSIVRDHGGRIPTDSATLATLPGIGPYTAGAVASIAFGERIPAVDGNVTRVVTRLFRVEVDVTSSPGRARIQELAHGLVPVGRSGPFNQAMMELGATVCTPRSPRCSDCPFVDLCLAHRAGIESTLPRILARRRPRTVPVAFAYVVSRGRTLLVRRGSREILGGLWSLPGGELPSGSAAHGGLRSLVSAQTGLAITVRGEVARVAHAFSHRRWSGAVFACSAQGRLHASAGVRWVTPDEARRLPLVPFHREVLEDLAARPRIESYGRSRRRREA; the protein is encoded by the coding sequence GTGGACGGCCCGTCGCCGCGCGAGGTGCAGGCGCTCCTCCTCCCCTGGTTCGACGCGGGCCACCGGGACATGCCCTGGCGCCGGACGACGGATCCGTACCGCATCCTGCTCGCAGAGTACCTGCTCCAGCGGACCCGTGTGGCCACAGGCCGGCCCTACTACGAGCGGTTCCTGGAGCGGTTCCCGACGGTCGAGGCGCTGGCCGCGGCGCCCGAAGAGGACGTGCTCCACACCTGGGAGGGGCTGGGCTACTACCGCCGCGCGCGGAACCTCCTCGCGGCCGCGAAGTCCATCGTCCGCGACCACGGCGGCCGGATTCCGACCGATTCCGCGACACTGGCCACCTTGCCCGGCATCGGCCCGTATACGGCCGGAGCGGTCGCCTCCATCGCGTTTGGAGAGCGCATCCCGGCGGTCGACGGGAACGTGACGCGCGTCGTGACCCGCCTTTTCCGCGTCGAGGTCGACGTGACCTCGTCCCCCGGTCGCGCCCGGATTCAGGAGCTCGCGCACGGGCTCGTCCCCGTGGGGCGGTCGGGTCCGTTCAATCAGGCGATGATGGAACTCGGCGCCACGGTCTGCACCCCGCGGAGTCCTCGATGTTCCGACTGCCCGTTCGTCGATCTCTGCCTCGCCCATCGTGCCGGGATCGAGTCCACCCTGCCGCGGATCCTCGCCCGGCGGCGGCCGCGGACCGTGCCGGTGGCCTTTGCCTACGTTGTCTCGCGCGGCCGCACCTTGCTCGTGCGCCGCGGGAGTCGGGAGATTCTCGGAGGTCTCTGGTCCTTGCCGGGAGGCGAACTTCCCTCCGGGTCCGCCGCACATGGGGGACTCCGGTCCCTCGTGTCTGCGCAGACCGGACTGGCGATCACGGTCCGCGGGGAGGTCGCCCGCGTCGCCCACGCGTTCTCCCACCGTCGGTGGTCCGGGGCCGTGTTCGCATGTTCGGCGCAGGGGCGGCTCCACGCCTCCGCGGGCGTCCGGTGGGTAACGCCGGACGAGGCACGTCGGCTGCCGCTCGTCCCGTTCCATCGGGAGGTGCTGGAAGACCTCGCAGCGCGTCCTCGCATCGAGTCCTACGGCCGGTCGAGGCGCCGGCGCGAGGCCTGA
- a CDS encoding M20/M25/M40 family metallo-hydrolase: MNEMELIHTKLTEFVRMPSSAETGVSGILEAARASAEEIGLRPTVHEGLGAIEASSGPGGLLLNGHLDTVPVASGWTKGQAVWEGDILYGRGSADMKAGCVAALAAARTLVERGKPVSLLFTTDEETTMAASKALAASPVVREAAAVVVLEPTSLHVIASEKGVLWYRVTTHGRSAHGSLPHLGDSAIQRTARALGRLEPLSRPRDVLGEITVNPGQIRGGVAPNVVADACTVELDCRHPPASPKSEVESLLRNAFQEPGGEVTFELVHEVPPAGVPFDAAHVRALQELAGTEIRGVAYATEMAWYAAHNPRCVVFGPGETARIHVPDERVSLRETVRAADLLVRYAERLAALPEG; the protein is encoded by the coding sequence ATGAACGAGATGGAATTGATACATACGAAGCTCACCGAGTTCGTACGCATGCCCTCCTCTGCCGAAACCGGCGTATCGGGCATCCTCGAGGCCGCACGCGCCTCCGCGGAGGAAATCGGGCTCCGCCCGACCGTCCACGAAGGCCTCGGGGCGATCGAAGCGTCCTCCGGGCCGGGCGGGCTCCTCCTGAACGGCCATCTCGACACGGTGCCCGTCGCCTCAGGCTGGACGAAGGGGCAGGCGGTCTGGGAAGGGGACATCCTGTACGGCCGCGGCAGCGCGGACATGAAGGCGGGCTGCGTCGCCGCTCTGGCCGCGGCACGCACTCTGGTCGAGCGCGGCAAGCCCGTGTCCCTCCTCTTCACGACGGACGAGGAGACCACCATGGCGGCCTCCAAGGCGCTCGCCGCCTCCCCGGTCGTTCGCGAAGCCGCGGCGGTCGTTGTCCTCGAGCCGACGTCCCTCCATGTGATCGCATCCGAGAAGGGCGTCCTCTGGTACCGCGTGACGACCCATGGCCGCAGCGCCCACGGGAGCCTCCCGCATCTCGGGGACAGCGCGATCCAGCGCACGGCGAGGGCCCTGGGCCGCCTGGAACCCCTGTCGCGCCCCCGCGACGTCCTCGGCGAGATCACCGTGAACCCGGGCCAGATCCGCGGCGGCGTCGCCCCGAACGTGGTGGCAGACGCCTGCACAGTCGAACTGGACTGCCGCCACCCGCCGGCGAGCCCCAAGTCCGAGGTCGAGTCCCTTCTCCGCAACGCCTTCCAGGAGCCCGGAGGGGAGGTGACCTTCGAGCTGGTCCACGAGGTCCCGCCCGCGGGCGTGCCGTTCGACGCCGCCCACGTCCGCGCGCTGCAGGAACTCGCAGGCACGGAGATCCGCGGCGTCGCGTACGCCACGGAGATGGCGTGGTACGCGGCGCACAACCCGCGGTGCGTCGTCTTCGGTCCCGGCGAGACCGCGCGGATCCACGTTCCCGACGAGCGGGTCTCCCTGCGCGAGACCGTCCGCGCCGCGGACCTCCTCGTGCGGTATGCCGAGCGGCTCGCGGCCCTCCCGGAAGGTTAG
- the arsB gene encoding ACR3 family arsenite efflux transporter, which produces MADEAALSLFDRLTTLWILLAIVLGVGLGAWVPGFSGWLNSISWSGVSIPLAVGLMWMMYPPLARVRYGDLPRLAGNRRLMGVSLFQNWVLGPFLMFALAWIFLPDLPLYRAGLIIVGLARCIAMVLVWNAMAKGSSEYAALLVGLNSVFQILLYSVLAWFFVTFLSGVLGGLTAAQVVPISVVDVAATVLFYLGVPLLLGFATRAILVRRRGERWYEDTFMARLAPTAILGLLFTVVVMFSLRGNSIVNLPWDVFRIAVPLALYFVIMFFTSFSLSSRLGFSYEETTTLSFTAASNNFELAIATTIGVFGIASGQAFAAIIGPLIEVPVLMSLVNVALRFRQKFPKTTPAVPPIPEAAANPK; this is translated from the coding sequence GTGGCCGATGAGGCGGCCCTGAGCCTCTTCGACCGGCTCACTACCCTCTGGATCCTGCTGGCCATTGTACTCGGCGTCGGACTCGGAGCCTGGGTCCCAGGGTTCTCGGGTTGGCTCAATTCGATCTCCTGGTCGGGCGTGTCGATCCCGCTTGCCGTCGGGCTCATGTGGATGATGTACCCGCCGCTCGCGCGCGTCCGGTACGGCGACCTGCCGCGCCTCGCCGGGAACAGGCGGCTCATGGGGGTGTCCCTGTTCCAGAACTGGGTCCTCGGCCCCTTCCTGATGTTCGCCCTCGCATGGATCTTCCTCCCGGACCTCCCGCTGTACCGGGCCGGGCTCATCATCGTGGGCCTGGCGAGGTGCATCGCGATGGTCCTCGTCTGGAACGCGATGGCCAAGGGCTCCTCGGAGTACGCCGCCCTCCTCGTCGGCTTGAACAGCGTCTTCCAGATCCTCCTGTACTCCGTCCTCGCGTGGTTCTTCGTCACGTTCCTCTCGGGGGTCCTGGGCGGCCTGACCGCGGCGCAGGTCGTGCCCATTTCGGTTGTGGACGTGGCGGCCACCGTCCTCTTCTACCTGGGCGTCCCGCTACTCCTGGGGTTCGCCACCCGGGCCATCCTCGTCCGACGCCGGGGGGAACGCTGGTACGAAGACACCTTCATGGCGCGACTCGCGCCCACCGCGATCCTTGGATTGCTGTTCACCGTGGTCGTCATGTTCTCCCTCCGGGGGAACAGCATCGTCAACCTCCCCTGGGACGTCTTCCGCATCGCCGTGCCCCTCGCGCTGTACTTCGTGATCATGTTCTTCACCTCCTTCTCCCTCTCCAGCCGCCTCGGCTTCTCCTACGAGGAGACGACGACGCTCTCCTTCACCGCGGCGAGCAACAACTTCGAGCTGGCGATCGCCACGACGATCGGAGTGTTCGGGATCGCGTCGGGCCAGGCCTTTGCGGCCATTATCGGACCCCTCATCGAGGTCCCCGTCCTCATGAGCCTCGTGAA
- the trmY gene encoding tRNA (pseudouridine(54)-N(1))-methyltransferase TrmY produces MRRFLVVGHRAVTTPDFTLDDLAGGAGRMDILLSAANAALLLAHDIRRDAEADLLLLGPPDPPRLVRILGHRVRTYQPDLRSNAALVRKALEHGSRVEREVWPGILASKTSFPESLDRLGPTFVYLKEGGKDIRGTPVPADATFVLSDNQDLTPDEERAVLARDALVIGLGPLAVHTDQAIVLVQNELDRRGV; encoded by the coding sequence GTGCGCCGCTTCCTGGTCGTCGGGCACCGCGCGGTCACCACGCCCGACTTCACCTTGGACGATCTCGCGGGTGGCGCCGGCCGGATGGACATCCTCCTGAGTGCCGCGAACGCCGCACTCCTCCTGGCCCACGACATCCGCCGCGACGCCGAAGCGGACCTGCTGCTGCTCGGTCCTCCGGACCCGCCCCGGCTCGTCCGGATTCTTGGCCACCGGGTCCGGACTTATCAGCCCGACCTGCGGAGCAATGCGGCGCTCGTCCGCAAGGCGCTCGAGCACGGTTCCCGGGTCGAGCGGGAGGTCTGGCCCGGGATCCTTGCGTCGAAGACCTCCTTCCCGGAGTCCCTGGACCGACTCGGACCCACGTTCGTGTACCTGAAGGAGGGCGGCAAGGATATCCGCGGGACGCCGGTTCCCGCGGACGCGACCTTCGTGCTCTCGGACAACCAAGACCTGACCCCGGACGAGGAGCGAGCCGTCCTCGCGCGGGATGCCTTGGTCATCGGCCTCGGCCCCCTCGCTGTCCATACGGACCAAGCCATCGTCCTTGTCCAGAACGAACTGGACCGGAGGGGCGTATGA
- a CDS encoding class I SAM-dependent methyltransferase, translating into MALATKAEVRATYERIAEPFAASREEPWPEVLQFGSSLPEAARIADVGCGNGRHARTLASTGRSIVAVDFARNLLLIGRRGSRGRVWGAHIAWIQAEATTLPLRDGCMDAAICVAVLHHLPTVGERVRALRELRRIVASRGRVFVSVWALDQPRFRKAVDARRQLPREVQGDIEVPWTMPDGVVIPRYYHLFQEGELEQLIIESGLHGERFFRGPGNLFAEASVRG; encoded by the coding sequence GTGGCCCTCGCGACGAAGGCGGAGGTTCGCGCGACCTACGAGCGCATCGCGGAGCCCTTCGCCGCCTCGCGCGAGGAGCCGTGGCCCGAGGTTCTCCAGTTCGGATCCTCCCTGCCCGAGGCCGCGCGGATCGCGGACGTGGGCTGCGGCAACGGCCGCCATGCGCGCACCTTGGCCTCCACGGGCCGTTCCATCGTGGCCGTCGACTTCGCCCGCAACCTCCTCCTGATTGGACGTCGCGGCTCCCGCGGTCGCGTCTGGGGCGCGCACATCGCCTGGATCCAGGCGGAGGCCACCACGTTGCCCCTGCGCGACGGGTGCATGGATGCCGCCATCTGCGTCGCCGTGCTGCACCATCTCCCGACCGTCGGGGAGCGGGTCCGCGCGCTCCGCGAGCTCCGCCGCATCGTGGCCTCGCGGGGTCGCGTGTTCGTGAGCGTGTGGGCGCTGGACCAGCCGCGGTTCCGGAAGGCGGTCGACGCGCGCCGTCAGCTGCCGCGGGAGGTGCAGGGCGACATCGAGGTCCCCTGGACCATGCCCGACGGCGTGGTCATTCCGCGGTACTACCATCTGTTCCAGGAGGGGGAGCTGGAGCAGTTGATTATCGAATCCGGGCTTCACGGAGAAAGGTTTTTCCGGGGCCCTGGGAACCTGTTCGCCGAGGCATCAGTCCGTGGCTGA
- a CDS encoding leucyl aminopeptidase, which produces MKIGVEVGDIARWEDEVVVVNLFEGVNHPGGATGAVDAAIGHQITAMIATGDITGKFKEIVVFPTFDRIPGNRVLVVGLGERADFTLDRVREVSAAAAIKIRDMGLRTFATVVHGAGVGHLDLGDATEAVVEGTLLGLYRYTEHKTDNDHKKIESVTLVNLDKARAAAMREAVHRASIIATTTNFARDLVNAPSNAKPPRLFADRIRDAAKEAGARLTVFDEKQLEKMGFGCLLGVAKGSVEPPRFLVLSHDGGGKSKPVVLVGKGITFDAGGIALKPLEAPGSDPMWLMRYDMGGAAAALSAVLAAARLKLPVNAVALAPLTENMPSGSAQKPGDIVRAFGGRTIEVLNPDAEGRLVLADALGYAKTLKPQAVVDLATLTGAVKVALGRHAAGMFSNREELAKRLERAAEATSERVWRLPLWDEYSEQIKSDSADVKNTGGRSAGTITAAKFLEKFADDVSWAHLDIAGTAWVEDSPDSPKKSYLPKGASGYGVRLLIRLLRDWQSVE; this is translated from the coding sequence ATGAAGATCGGCGTCGAGGTCGGAGACATCGCCCGATGGGAGGACGAAGTCGTCGTCGTGAATCTGTTCGAGGGCGTCAACCACCCGGGCGGCGCGACGGGCGCCGTGGACGCGGCCATCGGCCATCAGATTACCGCGATGATTGCCACCGGAGACATCACGGGCAAGTTCAAGGAGATCGTGGTCTTCCCAACCTTCGACCGGATTCCCGGGAACCGCGTCTTGGTCGTCGGCCTCGGCGAGCGCGCGGACTTCACACTGGACCGGGTGCGCGAGGTCTCGGCCGCGGCGGCCATCAAGATACGCGACATGGGCCTCCGGACGTTCGCGACCGTCGTCCACGGCGCAGGCGTAGGCCATCTGGACCTCGGGGACGCCACGGAGGCCGTCGTGGAAGGCACGCTCCTCGGCCTATACCGCTACACGGAACACAAGACGGACAACGACCACAAGAAGATCGAGTCCGTCACCCTAGTGAACTTGGACAAGGCCCGCGCGGCCGCGATGCGCGAAGCGGTTCACCGGGCCTCCATCATCGCGACCACGACCAACTTCGCGCGTGACTTGGTCAACGCGCCGAGCAACGCGAAGCCGCCGCGCCTCTTCGCGGACCGCATCCGGGACGCCGCCAAGGAGGCGGGGGCCAGGCTCACGGTCTTCGACGAGAAGCAGCTGGAGAAGATGGGTTTCGGCTGCCTCCTAGGGGTGGCCAAGGGAAGCGTCGAGCCTCCCCGTTTCCTTGTCCTGTCCCACGACGGCGGCGGGAAGAGCAAACCCGTCGTCCTCGTGGGGAAGGGGATCACCTTCGATGCGGGCGGGATCGCGCTGAAACCCCTCGAGGCGCCCGGCTCGGACCCCATGTGGCTCATGCGGTACGACATGGGGGGCGCCGCCGCGGCGCTGAGCGCGGTCCTCGCGGCCGCTCGCCTGAAACTCCCGGTGAACGCGGTCGCCCTGGCGCCGCTCACGGAAAACATGCCCAGCGGGAGCGCCCAGAAACCCGGGGACATCGTGCGCGCCTTCGGCGGCCGGACCATTGAGGTCCTGAATCCCGATGCGGAAGGGCGGCTCGTCCTGGCCGACGCTCTGGGCTACGCGAAGACCCTGAAGCCGCAAGCCGTGGTCGATCTGGCGACGCTGACGGGAGCCGTGAAGGTCGCCCTCGGCCGACACGCCGCCGGGATGTTCAGCAACCGAGAGGAGCTCGCGAAGCGCCTCGAGCGCGCGGCCGAGGCCACGTCCGAGCGCGTGTGGCGGCTCCCCCTGTGGGACGAGTACAGCGAGCAAATCAAGAGCGACTCCGCGGACGTGAAGAACACGGGGGGCCGGTCCGCGGGCACAATCACCGCGGCGAAGTTCCTGGAGAAGTTTGCGGATGACGTGTCCTGGGCGCACCTCGACATCGCGGGAACGGCGTGGGTCGAGGACAGCCCCGACTCCCCGAAGAAGTCGTACCTGCCCAAGGGCGCCTCCGGCTACGGCGTGCGGCTTCTCATCCGCCTCCTGCGCGACTGGCAGAGCGTGGAATGA
- the gcvH gene encoding glycine cleavage system protein GcvH translates to MSKIPDDLRYTKNHEWAKLEGKRARMGITDHAQNELTDVVYVEFPPVGKTVAQGEVLGTVESVKAVSEIYSPLSGKVAEVNKVLDDTPEQVNKDPYGAGWMVLLELSNPAEFSKLLDAAAYKKIVGD, encoded by the coding sequence GTGTCGAAGATCCCCGACGACCTGCGCTACACGAAGAACCATGAGTGGGCCAAGCTCGAGGGGAAGCGCGCTCGCATGGGCATCACAGACCACGCGCAGAACGAGCTGACGGACGTCGTCTACGTGGAGTTCCCGCCGGTCGGTAAGACGGTCGCCCAGGGCGAGGTCCTCGGCACCGTGGAGTCCGTGAAGGCCGTGAGCGAGATCTACTCGCCGCTGAGCGGCAAGGTCGCCGAGGTGAACAAGGTCCTCGACGACACGCCGGAGCAGGTGAACAAGGACCCGTACGGCGCAGGATGGATGGTCCTCCTCGAACTTTCGAACCCCGCGGAGTTCTCGAAGCTCCTCGATGCCGCGGCGTACAAGAAAATCGTCGGCGACTGA
- a CDS encoding nicotinate phosphoribosyltransferase — MTGSDRGRDFYIATEDEIHAGKTTDVYFLRTLEVLKKAGKDRTVVDAEVTTGGLPNGWPWGILAGVEEAVHLLKGKGTSLWSLPEGTLFQPRTPRGVPLPVMSLQGPYGDWALYETPVLGLICQTSGIATKAARLRKLANGKQIFSFGVRRMHPGIAPLIERSVYVGGLDAITTPLGSSILGLPAMGTMPHALVIVMGGPREAFHAVQKYLEKRVPRIALVDTYYDEKTETLLALEEIPDLVGVRLDTPASRRGNFPQIVREIRWELDVRGHKDVKIYVSGNIDEKTIPALLAAGADGFGIGTSLSNAPTIDFACDIVEINGTPVAKRGKFGARKEPLRCPKDGTYEVGVSKCPTCGATMKPAYVQYLDRGEPAAELPSLGEIRSRVIAEVDRAALET; from the coding sequence ATGACCGGGTCGGACCGGGGCCGGGACTTCTACATCGCCACGGAGGACGAGATCCACGCGGGCAAGACCACGGACGTCTACTTCCTTCGGACCCTGGAGGTCCTCAAGAAGGCGGGGAAGGACCGCACGGTCGTGGACGCGGAGGTGACCACGGGCGGTCTGCCGAACGGCTGGCCCTGGGGCATCCTGGCCGGCGTCGAGGAGGCCGTCCATCTCCTGAAGGGCAAGGGTACGAGCCTGTGGTCGCTCCCGGAGGGAACCCTGTTCCAGCCGCGCACCCCACGGGGGGTTCCGTTGCCCGTGATGAGCCTCCAGGGCCCGTACGGTGACTGGGCGCTGTACGAGACGCCCGTCCTGGGCCTGATCTGTCAGACGAGCGGCATCGCGACGAAGGCGGCGCGCCTCCGCAAGCTGGCGAACGGCAAGCAGATCTTCTCCTTCGGAGTGCGGCGGATGCACCCGGGGATCGCCCCGCTCATCGAGCGCTCCGTGTACGTGGGCGGGCTGGACGCGATCACGACGCCGTTGGGCTCGTCCATCCTCGGCCTACCCGCCATGGGCACCATGCCCCATGCCTTGGTCATCGTCATGGGCGGGCCCCGCGAGGCGTTCCACGCGGTCCAGAAGTACCTGGAGAAGCGCGTGCCGCGGATCGCCCTCGTGGACACGTACTACGACGAGAAGACGGAGACCCTGCTCGCCCTCGAGGAGATCCCCGACCTCGTCGGCGTGCGCCTGGACACGCCTGCGTCCCGGCGCGGTAACTTCCCGCAGATTGTGCGCGAGATCCGGTGGGAGCTTGACGTCCGCGGGCACAAGGACGTCAAGATCTACGTGTCCGGGAACATCGACGAGAAGACGATCCCCGCGCTCCTGGCCGCGGGGGCCGACGGCTTCGGCATCGGGACGTCCTTGAGCAACGCCCCGACGATCGACTTCGCCTGCGACATCGTGGAAATCAACGGAACGCCCGTGGCCAAGCGCGGCAAGTTCGGCGCGCGCAAGGAACCCCTGCGATGCCCCAAGGACGGCACGTACGAGGTCGGCGTGAGCAAGTGTCCGACGTGCGGGGCGACCATGAAGCCCGCCTACGTTCAGTACCTGGACCGGGGTGAGCCAGCGGCCGAGCTTCCTTCCCTGGGCGAGATCCGGAGCCGCGTCATCGCCGAGGTGGATCGCGCGGCCCTCGAGACCTAG
- a CDS encoding N-glycosylase/DNA lyase: MPRYRYLDVLREELVDKKAAIEARLADFREVGRGTDAQLFEELCFALLAIQSSARSSDAAVRGLVQEGLLWSAGSEEIARYLRHRTRFHNHKATYIVRARERFFPDRGPVLKSSLDRFPDAKEARAWLAAEVDGLGFKEASHFLRNLGRGDDLAILDRHILRNLLRHRVIGRMPNTLTPRRYLAIEARMEDFAHVVGISLGVLDLLWWSRQTGEIFK; encoded by the coding sequence TTGCCTCGCTATCGGTACCTCGACGTGCTTCGTGAGGAGCTCGTCGACAAGAAGGCAGCCATCGAGGCTCGCCTGGCGGACTTCCGGGAGGTCGGCCGCGGGACGGATGCGCAGCTCTTCGAGGAGCTCTGCTTCGCCCTCCTTGCCATTCAGTCCTCCGCACGAAGCAGCGACGCGGCGGTCCGCGGCCTCGTGCAGGAGGGGCTCCTCTGGTCGGCGGGGTCCGAGGAAATCGCTCGCTACCTTCGGCATCGCACGCGGTTCCACAACCACAAGGCCACCTACATCGTCCGCGCGCGGGAGCGGTTCTTCCCCGATCGCGGTCCCGTCCTGAAGTCGTCGCTCGACCGGTTCCCGGACGCCAAGGAAGCCCGGGCCTGGCTCGCGGCCGAAGTGGACGGTCTCGGGTTCAAGGAGGCGAGCCACTTCCTCCGGAACCTCGGCCGCGGGGACGACCTGGCCATCCTGGATCGGCACATTCTCCGCAACCTGCTCCGCCATCGAGTCATCGGTCGCATGCCCAACACCCTGACCCCAAGACGCTACCTTGCCATCGAGGCGCGCATGGAGGATTTCGCGCACGTCGTCGGGATTTCGCTCGGGGTGCTCGACCTCCTGTGGTGGAGTCGCCAGACCGGTGAGATCTTCAAGTGA